From the genome of Nocardia mangyaensis:
CGGGGGCTGTGGCGCCGGACCACCTTCGAGTCCTACGCCACCGACGAGCCCGACTGGGACGTGCTGATCGATGTCGACGCCCTGGCCGAGGCCGACGACGAGAACTGGGTGTGGGCGGGCGCGGCGGTGCTTCGCCCCTCGCAGGAACGCGCCATCATCCATCTGTCCCGCGGTGGTGCGGACGCGACCGTCGAACGCGAATTCGACATGACGACAAGGACGTTCATCGCTCCCGAGGACGGTGGCTTCTTCCTTCCCGAAGCGAAGTCGCGGATCGGCTGGATCGATGCCGACACCGTCTACGTCGGCACCGATTTCGGGCCGGGCTCGCTCACCGACTCCGGGTATCCGCGCATCGCCAAGCGCTGGGCGCGCGGCACCGCGTTGGCCACGGCCGACACGGTGTACGAGGGCGAGGCGAGCGATGTGTCGATCGGCGCGGGCTACGACCGTCACCCGGGCTTCGAGCGCCACTACGTGGCCAGGTCCACCGACTTCTTCAACGAAGAGGTCTACCTGCTCGACGACGACGGCTCATGGCGCCTGGTGCAGACCCCGACCGACGCCGATGTCGGCTGGTACCGCGACTGGCTCACGGTGCGGCTCAAGACCGCATGGGAGGTCGGCGGCACGACCTACGAGCCCGGCAGCCTGCTCGTCACCGATCTACCCGCATTCCTCGGCGGTGGCCGGGAATTCGAGGTGCTGTTCGCGCCGGACCCGCACACCTCGCTGCACACCTACGGCTGGACCGAGCACCACCTGATCCTGACCACCCTGCGCGATGTGCAGACCGAACTGCGGGTCCTCACACCCGGCCCCGACGGTTGGACCAGTACTGAACTGCCCGACACCCCCGCCATGTCGACCACCTCGATCAACAATCTCGACCCGCTCGAGGGCGGCGACGAATTCATGCTCACCACCACGGGTTTCACCACGCCGACCACCCTGCTGAGCACCGCCGTCGGCGAGAGCCCGGTGGTGTTGAAGGAATCGCCGGAGTACTTCGACGCCGAGGGCATCGAGACCGAGCAGTTCTTCGCCACCTCCGATGACGGAACCTCGGTGCCCTACTTCGTGATTCGCCATCGAGATCGGCGCGGCACTCCGACGCCGACGATCATGAGCGGCTACGGCGGCTTCGAGATCTCCCGTACGCCGGGGTATCTGGGTGGCGCGGGCGCCGCGTGGCTGGCGCGCGGCGGCACCTATGTGATGACCAACATCCGCGGCGGCGGCGAGTACGGCCCCGAATGGCACACCGCCGCACTGAAAGAACACCGCCACCGCGCCTTCGAGGACTTCGCCGCGATCGCGCGCGACCTGGTCGCGCGCGGCATCACCACCCCCGATCGCCTCGGCGCGGTCGGCGGCAGCAACGGCGGCCTGCTGATGGGCGTGATGCTCACCCGGTACCCGGAACTGTTCGGCGCGATCCTGTGCCAGGTGCCGCTGCTGGACATGAAGCGCTACCACCTGCTGCTGGCGGGCGCGTCCTGGATCGCGGAGTACGGCGACCCGGACAAGCCGGAGGAATGGGCCTACCTGAGCGAGTACTCGCCGTATCAGAACACCGATCCCGACAAGCAGTACCCGCCGATCCTGCTGGCCACCTCCACCCGCGACGACCGGGTGCATCCCGGCCACGCGCGAAAGATGGCCGCGCTGCTGGAATCCCAGGACCGCACCGTCTGGTACTACGAGAACATCGAGGGCGGGCACGGCGGCGCCGCCGACAACAAGCAGGCCGCCTACCTCGGCGCGCTGGGCTACGAGTTCTTCATCCAGATGCTGATGGAGGGACGCCGCTCGGCCTGAGCCGAGCTCACCGGTCGCGCAGCCACTTCTCCACCTGATCGACGGTGGTGTCCGGGTTGGTGATCCAGCCGTTGTGGCCCAACGGCTCCGGCTGGAACCACCGGGTGAGCTGCGCGGCCGGAAGTTTGCTCAGCAGATGGTCGGCGGAGGTCTGCGGGGCCAGGTCGTCGTCGGCGACGGTGATCGACAGGACGGGGAACTTCAGCCGCGACATCCGCTCGTCGTAGTCGATGTCGGCGCCGACGGGCACGAAGCGGCCGGTACGCGCCAGCCGCGCCCAGTCCGACATGAGCACCTTGGACTGGCGGCCGAAGGCCCGCTTGCCCAGCCGGTCCCCCGGCCAGAAGCCGGCCAGGTTCGCGGCGACCGCGACCGCCGCGGTGCCGACCAGCATGCCGGGCCCGAACACCCCGCGGTAGCCGCGGAAGTAGGGCGTGCCCGAGGCGATCAGGATCAGCCCGCCGAGCCTGCCGCGCACCCGCGCCGCGTACATGGCGGCGAGCTGGCCGCCCATGCTGTGGCCGAGCAGGTACGGCGTGGAGCCGGGGAAGCGGTCGCGCACCACCTGCAGCATCGCCGGGAAATCCACCGAGGCCAGTTCGTGGTAGCCGTAGGTGCTGTCGGCGTCGGGTCGGTGCGAGCTGTCACCGTTGCCGCGCAGCTCACCGATGGCGACGTCGAAGCCGCGCGCGGCCAGCTGGGAACCGAAGTATTCGTAGAACTCGCCCGGTACGGCGAGGCCGGGCACGATGACGACCACCGGACGCGGGGCGTCGAGGGTCACCGGATGACGATGTGGGCCGCGCGCCGGGAGCAGGCGGACCGGGAGGGTACTGCCGTCGGGTACCTGGATCTCGACGATCTCGACCCGGGCCATCAGGCCCCTACCGCACCCAGGATCACCCGGCTCAGCACCTGGATCACATCGTCGAGCGGGGGCCGGGGTTCGGTGCCGCTCCAGCCGTCGACGACGTAGTTCACCGCGCCGATGATCGCCAGCACCCGCAATTCGTAGTCACCGGAAGGGATCTCACCCTGCATGGCCGCGTCCTCGGCGGCGCTGGCCAGCAGCGAGCCCCATACGCGTCGCAGCTCGAGGCGGTACTTCTCCACCTTGGGTCCGGCGCCGACCACTTCCACCAGCGCTACGCGCGCCTTGCGGGGATCGGAACCGATCGACTCGACGTAGGCGCGCACGGCCGTGTTGATCTGGTCGAGCACGGTGGCGTCGGGGTCGGCTTCGAGTGCGAGGGTCACCGCCTCGCGGGATTCCCGGTCGATCTGTTCGTACAGCTCCAGCAGTAGCGATTCGCGGCCGGTGAACTCCTCGTAGAACTGCCGAGAGGAGAGTCCGGCGTCCTTACAGATGGCGCCGACCGAACTGTTGGCGTACCCGTCGCGCGCGAAGACCGTCAGGCCTGACTCCAGAAAACGCGCACGCCGCTGGCGTTGCCGGTCCTCTACGGGCTGCCCGGCATACATTCGTCCCGTATTCGCATCCTGTGACATTGTCGCTGACAATACCGAAGGGCCCGATCCCCTCGTCATGGATCGGGCCCAACGGCCGCCCTTCCGGCTTACCGCGCGTTAGCCGAAAGTTGGCTACAGTCTGCTCAGTTGCCCGAGCCCTGCACCGAACCGGTGCTCAGCGAGCTGGTGAGAAGGCCCAACAGCAGGGCGAGAATGTTGCCGTCGCTGTCGTTGTCAGTGATGTTGTAAAGCATGTGCCACTCCAGATTTTGCTGCTCTGTGACGTCGTCGTCACCGGCCATTTGCCGTCTCGGACGATACCGAGGCAAATGTGAACAGGGAGTGTTTTACAGGAATTCCCTAGAACTTTTTTGGTCCGGTCGCGAGGAACCCCCGCCGCGCGACCGCCGCCGCCGCCTCGATGTCGGAACACAGGACCGTCCACCGAAAATTATTCGGGCGCACTCATTTTGGACAGCGTTCGGAGCATCGTGAAAGAATCCGACCACGGGCGGAGGATCGGGGGATCACCAGTGCTTATGCTGAGCGCAACCGACCGTCACACATATCTGGAGGCACCGTTGCCCAACAATCTCGAAGCCAGCATCGATATCGCCGCCGCGCCGGAGAAGGTGTGGTCGGTATTGGCCGACCTGCGACGGATGCCCGAGTTCAGCCCGACCACCTGGAAGGTGCTCGCCCTCGGTGGCGTCCGGGTCGGTACGTTCACCGTCAATGTCAACAAGGACGGCTGGCGGGTCTGGCCGACCTCCTCGCGCATCGTCGCCTTCGAGCCCAACAAGACCCTCGCCTTCCGGATGAACGAGAACCGGACCGTGTGGCGCTACGAACTCACCGCGACCGCGCAGGGCACCCGCGTGGTCGAGACCCGCGTCGTCGACCCCAAGGGCATCCCCGCGCCGGTGCGCGCGATGATCAACACCGCCATGGGCAACGAGCAGGAGTTCGAGGCCGCGCTCGTCGCCGGAATGCAGGAGACCCTCGCTCGGGTGAAGACCGCCGCCGAGCGCTAGTCGTTCGTTCTTCCCGAGCGCCCGCCGGACCTTCCGGCGGGCGCTCGGCGTTGCAGGCTGGGCGCGGATCTCGTCGAGCGGCACGACCATCCGATGGCGAGACGCCGGGGCCGTTCGGGGCGGACGGATTCCGATCAGTCGCGCAGGAATTCCCGCAGTACCGTGACGAATTCGTCGGGCTGCTCGACCTGTGGCGCGTGGCCCGCGTGCTCGACGAGGTGAACGCGCGCGCCCGCCGCGGCGAAGCGGGACAGGGTTTCGGTGCTGTCGTAGAGCTGGTCGTGGCGGCCGTGCACGGCCAGGACCGGTAGGTCGAGGGCGGCCACCCGGGCATCGAGCGGGTCGACGGCGAGGTCGGCGGCGCGCGCGCCGACCGCGTAGGCCAGGCCGGCGGGGGCCGCGGAACGGAAATCGCGCACCACCGCCTCGGCCAAGCCGGGCGCGGAACTCCAGCGGAAGCGCGGGGCGAACACGGCGCGGTTGGCGAGGCGGATCACGAGTCCGGGAGTCCAGCGCTGGGCCAGCCGGACCGACCACGGCCGGACCACCCAGCGCGCGGCGGACGGGATGCTCGCGGCCCGGTAGTCGGGCGCCTGGCCGACCACCACCACCCTGGCCACCCGCGCCGAGCGGGCCGCCACGGCAAGCGCGAGTTCCGCGCCGAAGGA
Proteins encoded in this window:
- a CDS encoding TetR/AcrR family transcriptional regulator codes for the protein MSQDANTGRMYAGQPVEDRQRQRRARFLESGLTVFARDGYANSSVGAICKDAGLSSRQFYEEFTGRESLLLELYEQIDRESREAVTLALEADPDATVLDQINTAVRAYVESIGSDPRKARVALVEVVGAGPKVEKYRLELRRVWGSLLASAAEDAAMQGEIPSGDYELRVLAIIGAVNYVVDGWSGTEPRPPLDDVIQVLSRVILGAVGA
- a CDS encoding alpha/beta fold hydrolase, yielding MARVEIVEIQVPDGSTLPVRLLPARGPHRHPVTLDAPRPVVVIVPGLAVPGEFYEYFGSQLAARGFDVAIGELRGNGDSSHRPDADSTYGYHELASVDFPAMLQVVRDRFPGSTPYLLGHSMGGQLAAMYAARVRGRLGGLILIASGTPYFRGYRGVFGPGMLVGTAAVAVAANLAGFWPGDRLGKRAFGRQSKVLMSDWARLARTGRFVPVGADIDYDERMSRLKFPVLSITVADDDLAPQTSADHLLSKLPAAQLTRWFQPEPLGHNGWITNPDTTVDQVEKWLRDR
- a CDS encoding SRPBCC family protein; this encodes MPNNLEASIDIAAAPEKVWSVLADLRRMPEFSPTTWKVLALGGVRVGTFTVNVNKDGWRVWPTSSRIVAFEPNKTLAFRMNENRTVWRYELTATAQGTRVVETRVVDPKGIPAPVRAMINTAMGNEQEFEAALVAGMQETLARVKTAAER
- a CDS encoding prolyl oligopeptidase family serine peptidase, which gives rise to MTGVEQNVTDSYLWLEDVTDEGALDWARARNEVVARRFASTERFADIEQDVLAMLDDDTKIAFPGRRGPWLYNFWRDAEHKRGLWRRTTFESYATDEPDWDVLIDVDALAEADDENWVWAGAAVLRPSQERAIIHLSRGGADATVEREFDMTTRTFIAPEDGGFFLPEAKSRIGWIDADTVYVGTDFGPGSLTDSGYPRIAKRWARGTALATADTVYEGEASDVSIGAGYDRHPGFERHYVARSTDFFNEEVYLLDDDGSWRLVQTPTDADVGWYRDWLTVRLKTAWEVGGTTYEPGSLLVTDLPAFLGGGREFEVLFAPDPHTSLHTYGWTEHHLILTTLRDVQTELRVLTPGPDGWTSTELPDTPAMSTTSINNLDPLEGGDEFMLTTTGFTTPTTLLSTAVGESPVVLKESPEYFDAEGIETEQFFATSDDGTSVPYFVIRHRDRRGTPTPTIMSGYGGFEISRTPGYLGGAGAAWLARGGTYVMTNIRGGGEYGPEWHTAALKEHRHRAFEDFAAIARDLVARGITTPDRLGAVGGSNGGLLMGVMLTRYPELFGAILCQVPLLDMKRYHLLLAGASWIAEYGDPDKPEEWAYLSEYSPYQNTDPDKQYPPILLATSTRDDRVHPGHARKMAALLESQDRTVWYYENIEGGHGGAADNKQAAYLGALGYEFFIQMLMEGRRSA
- a CDS encoding alpha/beta fold hydrolase, with the translated sequence MEFLDEGLRTGPAIVFVHGIPGSVDWFAGVAERLTGAYRVIRVDVHEQGARTADFGAESRATPIIELLDELALTGVAIVGHSFGAELALAVAARSARVARVVVVGQAPDYRAASIPSAARWVVRPWSVRLAQRWTPGLVIRLANRAVFAPRFRWSSAPGLAEAVVRDFRSAAPAGLAYAVGARAADLAVDPLDARVAALDLPVLAVHGRHDQLYDSTETLSRFAAAGARVHLVEHAGHAPQVEQPDEFVTVLREFLRD